GGATGGATCGCGTCCGCGCGGCACTCGAGGGCGAGCGCGATGATCTGCGCGCCGTCGAGGTAGCCCCGGACCGGGTGGTCGCTGGTGAGCTCGAACGCCTCGGACGCCTCGGCCACGAACGGCAGGCCGGCGTCGATCGGGGCGTACACCGCGATCGAGTCGAGGCCCAGACGGTTGACCGTCGTGATGATCCGTCGGGCGATCTCGCCGCGGTTGGCGACGAGGACGCGCTGGGGGAGCTGGGACATCGCGCTCACCAGCTCGTCGGCCACGAGCTGAGCAGGTGCTCGCCCACGCCGTGGGTCCGTCGCAGCTGGTGGTCACGCAGCGAGTCGATGAGGAAGCGGCGGGTGTCGGCCGGGTCGATGACCTCCTGGACGCCGAAGACGCGCGCGGCGTCGTAGCCGGTGGACTCCCGCGCCATCTCGTCGAAGCGGCGCTCGAACGCCTCGGGATCCTTGTCCGGGTCGATCCCGTGGACGACGCCGACGGCGGACCGGGGGTCCATGAAGCTGATCTCGGCGGTCCACCAGGCCGCGGCGGCGTCCGTGGTGAGGCCGCCGCCCATGTTGGCGTAGGCCTGACCGTAGTTCTTGCGCAGCATGACCGTCGCGGTGGGCACCGTCACCAGCGCCAGGGCGTTCATCCAGTTGATGATCTTGCCGGCGGCCCGGCCGTGCTCGGCCTCCAGGCCGATCAGGAAGCCCGGCTGGTCGACGAGGAACACCAGCGGGATGTTGTACGAGTCGCACAGCACGAGGAAGCTGATGACCTTGTCGATCGCGTCGGTGTCGATCGCGCCGCCCTTGAACATCGGGTTGTTCGCCACGACGCCCACGCTGCGACCGTCGATGCGCACGAGGCTCGTGATCATGTTCTTCGCGAACGCGGCCTTGATGGGGAAGACGGAGTCGGTGTCGGCGATGATGTCGACGACCTTGCGCATGTCGTAGACCTGCGCTCGCGACACCGGGACGATCTCGGTCAGCTCCTGGGCCTTCTGGCCCGAGCCCGGCGACACGGCTGCGACCGGGGGCGCCTCGCCGTTGTGGGAGGGCAGGTACGACAGGAAGGTCTTCACCAGCTCGATCGCCTCCTCATCGGAGTCGGCCACGGCGTCGGCGAAGCCGGTGATGCGCGAGTGCACCTTCCAGCCGCCGAGCTCCTCGCGGTCCACGGTCTGACCCGTCGCGCGGCTGACCAGCCCGGGGCTCGAGACGGCCATGACCGCGCCCTTGCGGAACACCGCGAAGTCGGACGAGACCGTGTGCCAGGCGGCCGACCCGAAGGCGTAGCCGAAGACAGCGGAGACCCACGGGCTCTCGCGGCGGCGCAGGAAGCGCGTTTTCTCGTTCCCG
This genomic interval from Aeromicrobium choanae contains the following:
- a CDS encoding acyl-CoA carboxylase subunit beta, which encodes MPHSEFASAHEERRDAALAMGGPKKLQARADKGELNARERVDVLFDKESFRESGLFATSQFDSDRHATPADGKVTGTGEIDGRTAGVIAYDFTVKGASSGNVSNKKMAYMKAMAAQRGLPLVYLAESTGVRMPDIMGGTGMGGGNEKTRFLRRRESPWVSAVFGYAFGSAAWHTVSSDFAVFRKGAVMAVSSPGLVSRATGQTVDREELGGWKVHSRITGFADAVADSDEEAIELVKTFLSYLPSHNGEAPPVAAVSPGSGQKAQELTEIVPVSRAQVYDMRKVVDIIADTDSVFPIKAAFAKNMITSLVRIDGRSVGVVANNPMFKGGAIDTDAIDKVISFLVLCDSYNIPLVFLVDQPGFLIGLEAEHGRAAGKIINWMNALALVTVPTATVMLRKNYGQAYANMGGGLTTDAAAAWWTAEISFMDPRSAVGVVHGIDPDKDPEAFERRFDEMARESTGYDAARVFGVQEVIDPADTRRFLIDSLRDHQLRRTHGVGEHLLSSWPTSW